One window of the Myxococcales bacterium genome contains the following:
- the rpsF gene encoding 30S ribosomal protein S6 codes for MAMQEQTRWAREYETVYVVDPRLDQDEIKNISNRMVEVIAKMNGKLTRLDHWGRRKLAYRTQNKTRGFYLCMRYLGYSDIVAELERNLRMQDVVFRFQTSRLRDKCTIDQEQVDPANIEFRPVDLAGEEPEPTLEQQLGLVESSYASRQRLSERASAAEDGEGSDDADVAVTQGTSPPEAPTPATEESN; via the coding sequence ATGGCGATGCAAGAACAGACGCGCTGGGCACGCGAATACGAAACTGTCTACGTGGTGGATCCCCGGCTCGATCAAGACGAGATCAAGAATATCTCCAATCGGATGGTGGAAGTGATCGCGAAGATGAACGGTAAGCTGACCAGGCTCGATCACTGGGGCCGCCGTAAGCTTGCCTATCGCACCCAGAACAAAACGCGCGGGTTTTACCTGTGCATGCGGTATCTAGGATATTCGGATATTGTTGCGGAGCTTGAGCGCAATCTTCGCATGCAAGACGTTGTGTTCCGTTTTCAAACCAGCCGTCTGCGAGATAAGTGTACGATCGATCAGGAGCAAGTTGATCCCGCGAACATTGAGTTTCGCCCGGTCGATCTTGCTGGCGAAGAACCCGAGCCTACACTTGAGCAACAGTTGGGTCTGGTTGAATCCTCGTATGCATCGCGACAGCGATTGAGTGAGCGAGCGAGCGCAGCGGAAGACGGCGAGGGCTCAGACGACGCCGATGTTGCGGTCACACAAGGGACGAGCCCACCAGAAGCGCCTACCCCGGCCACCGAAGAATCCAATTAA
- a CDS encoding 50S ribosomal protein L9, with the protein MAANIEVILREDVPKLGKIGEVVRVRRGYARNFLVPRGLGTVATAGSVKQVAHEKQAALSRAVKLRQGAEAIKAALETLTIQIAKPVGEEGKLFGSVTAKDIAEALRVQGQDVDRRKILLDAPIRQVGNHDVSIKLAPDVIASCKVEVAAQTA; encoded by the coding sequence ATGGCAGCAAATATTGAAGTGATATTGCGTGAAGATGTGCCCAAGCTTGGCAAAATCGGAGAGGTCGTTCGCGTGCGTCGCGGCTACGCTCGCAATTTTCTCGTGCCTCGCGGGCTTGGAACGGTGGCGACGGCAGGGAGCGTCAAACAAGTGGCGCACGAAAAACAAGCCGCACTCTCTCGTGCGGTTAAGCTGCGTCAAGGCGCCGAGGCAATCAAAGCAGCCCTCGAGACCCTGACGATCCAGATCGCTAAGCCCGTCGGTGAAGAAGGCAAGCTGTTCGGATCGGTGACGGCCAAAGATATTGCCGAAGCACTTCGGGTTCAAGGACAGGATGTTGATCGACGCAAGATATTGTTGGACGCGCCAATCCGGCAGGTTGGGAACCACGATGTCAGTATCAAGCTCGCACCCGATGTGATCGCGTCCTGCAAAGTCGAAGTCGCTGCCCAAACCGCATAG
- the dnaB gene encoding replicative DNA helicase — translation MELESFSRSVRGPQTQASQRVPPYSLEAERSVLGGILLENSAIHGVVEHIAAEDFYSEAHVRIFQSMLDLFAHGQPVDTITVREELGKHGNLQAAGGDEYLLELTNTIPTVTNIESHAKIIREKSVVRRLIAACHEIAAGGYGDYGEFEAFLDQSEKAVFGVVKERERNPTQHIAAVVKATFEEIDQAAKNKGHVIGLPTGFEKLDHLTAGLHPGDLVIVAGRPGMGKTAFALNVGVNACIARKKTTAVFSLEMASEQLVRRMLCSEARVDGSRLRTGHLLREDWPKLVAAAGLVSGLPIWVDDTPALTMMELRGKSRRLMAEHDLGLIVVDYMQLMRSGSRNESREQEISEISRSLKALAKELRVPVVALSQLNRGVETRGTKDKRPQLSDLRESGAIEQDADTILFIYRDELYNRETPDVGIAEIIIGKQRSGPIGVVRCRFFSEYTRFENLADDDPGGSGSDPYGP, via the coding sequence ATGGAACTTGAGTCGTTTTCTCGTTCTGTGAGAGGCCCGCAGACGCAGGCTTCTCAGCGCGTGCCACCTTATTCGCTTGAGGCCGAGCGATCGGTGCTGGGCGGTATTTTGTTAGAAAACAGTGCGATTCATGGCGTTGTGGAGCACATTGCCGCGGAGGATTTCTACAGCGAGGCCCATGTCCGGATCTTCCAAAGTATGCTGGACCTGTTTGCCCACGGGCAACCCGTGGATACGATCACCGTCCGCGAAGAGCTGGGTAAGCATGGCAACCTTCAAGCAGCAGGGGGGGACGAGTACCTCCTAGAGCTGACCAATACGATACCTACGGTTACCAATATCGAATCCCACGCCAAGATCATCCGGGAGAAATCGGTGGTGCGGCGATTGATCGCCGCGTGTCACGAGATCGCGGCAGGTGGATATGGGGACTATGGCGAATTTGAGGCATTTTTAGACCAATCCGAAAAGGCAGTTTTCGGAGTCGTCAAGGAGCGCGAGCGCAATCCCACGCAGCATATCGCGGCGGTGGTCAAAGCAACCTTTGAAGAGATCGATCAAGCGGCCAAGAACAAAGGGCACGTGATTGGTTTACCCACGGGTTTCGAGAAGCTGGATCATTTGACGGCGGGGCTTCATCCAGGTGATTTAGTGATTGTGGCTGGGCGCCCCGGCATGGGCAAGACGGCCTTTGCACTCAACGTTGGCGTCAATGCGTGTATTGCTCGCAAGAAGACCACTGCTGTTTTCTCACTTGAAATGGCGAGCGAGCAGTTGGTGCGGCGCATGCTGTGTAGTGAGGCGCGGGTGGATGGATCTCGTTTGCGCACGGGCCATTTGCTGAGGGAGGATTGGCCAAAGCTTGTGGCCGCAGCTGGCTTGGTCAGTGGACTGCCAATTTGGGTGGATGACACACCCGCGCTTACCATGATGGAGCTACGTGGTAAGTCGCGACGGTTGATGGCGGAGCATGACCTCGGCCTAATTGTGGTCGACTATATGCAGCTCATGCGCTCGGGATCGCGTAATGAAAGCCGAGAGCAGGAGATAAGCGAGATCAGCCGATCTCTGAAGGCGTTGGCCAAGGAGCTCCGAGTTCCAGTGGTGGCGCTTTCGCAGTTGAATCGAGGTGTTGAAACACGCGGCACCAAGGACAAACGACCCCAACTTTCGGACTTGCGCGAATCAGGTGCGATTGAACAAGACGCGGATACCATTCTTTTCATCTACCGGGACGAGCTCTATAACCGGGAGACGCCGGATGTCGGCATCGCTGAAATCATCATTGGCAAGCAGCGCTCAGGTCCTATTGGCGTAGTGCGTTGCCGGTTCTTTAGCGAGTACACACGCTTTGAAAATCTGGCTGATGATGATCCAGGCGGTAGCGGCTCTGACCCCTACGGTCCGTAG
- a CDS encoding metallophosphoesterase: MDAVQKSLDRLRSATKSQAKPRIVVRQFAGPAAFKEQLSHLRVVHLTDQHVGRITPLKTQLDAVARANEQKPDLVVITGDFVCHSQAYLDQLAQVVKAFDAPVMGVLGNHDHWSGAKEVCQTLTGAGVEMLNNAHTVIHLRGQALQVVGLDDAYTGHANRQKATKGLRPDLPTIGLSHIAEQANGLWAKGIPLVLSGHTHAGQITLAGLHEIALGKMVGHQYVHGLYGSRKSVGPRPAGAVYVGAGIGASVMPFRLGERAQSEITVFELGHAPAVFHEHHDEQQPLLGRKPSAKIQARRTAKVRRKQVKRERQAKQG, from the coding sequence ATGGACGCCGTGCAGAAGTCGCTTGATCGGTTAAGGTCAGCTACCAAGTCGCAAGCCAAGCCACGCATCGTGGTGAGACAGTTTGCTGGACCGGCGGCCTTCAAGGAGCAGTTGTCTCATCTGCGGGTCGTGCACCTCACCGATCAACATGTAGGGCGCATCACGCCCCTAAAAACTCAACTTGACGCCGTAGCTCGCGCTAATGAACAAAAGCCGGATTTGGTGGTAATCACCGGTGATTTTGTTTGCCACAGCCAAGCATATCTCGATCAACTTGCGCAGGTGGTGAAGGCCTTTGACGCGCCGGTCATGGGTGTGCTTGGCAATCATGATCATTGGTCGGGCGCCAAAGAGGTTTGCCAGACACTCACCGGCGCGGGGGTTGAGATGCTCAACAATGCGCACACGGTGATTCATCTTCGTGGTCAAGCTTTACAGGTCGTTGGATTGGACGATGCGTATACGGGACATGCCAACCGGCAAAAGGCCACCAAAGGGCTTCGGCCAGATTTGCCGACGATCGGGCTTTCGCACATCGCCGAGCAAGCCAACGGTTTGTGGGCCAAAGGCATTCCTTTGGTGCTGTCGGGTCATACGCACGCGGGGCAGATCACACTGGCGGGGCTGCATGAAATTGCGCTTGGAAAAATGGTAGGACATCAATATGTGCATGGGCTATATGGATCCCGAAAATCCGTGGGACCCCGACCGGCGGGCGCAGTCTATGTTGGGGCGGGCATTGGCGCTTCGGTGATGCCTTTTCGTTTGGGTGAGCGCGCGCAGTCGGAAATCACGGTATTTGAGTTGGGTCATGCACCGGCAGTATTTCACGAACATCATGATGAGCAGCAGCCTCTCTTGGGGCGTAAACCTTCGGCGAAAATACAGGCTCGGCGGACCGCCAAGGTTCGCCGAAAGCAAGTTAAGCGCGAGCGGCAGGCGAAACAGGGTTGA
- a CDS encoding rod shape-determining protein: protein MARQWFNRLFSNDLAIDLGTATTLIYVKGRGIVSCEPSVVAVHHDGRGGKKVLAVGREAKEMLGRTPGSITAVRPLRDGVIADFEITEAMLRYFIARANSRRTLVKPRIIICVPFGITEVEKRAVKESAEGAGAREVHLIEEPMAAAIGAGLPITEPSGNMIVDIGGGTTEVAIISLAGIVYSQSVRVGGDKMDEAIIAYMKRKYNLLIGEQTAERVKCTVGNAYEGDVVDTMEVKGRDLVAGVPKTIIVNADEIREALSEPISAIVDAVMVALERTPPELSADIVDKGIVLTGGGSLLRNLDVLLREETGLPVMTSDDPISAVVLGSGKALDHLDLLREVSVS from the coding sequence ATGGCTAGACAATGGTTTAATAGACTATTTTCCAATGATCTCGCCATCGATCTGGGGACCGCCACGACGCTGATCTATGTCAAAGGGCGGGGGATCGTTTCATGCGAACCATCAGTGGTTGCCGTGCACCATGACGGTCGAGGTGGAAAAAAAGTATTGGCTGTCGGCCGCGAGGCTAAGGAAATGCTCGGGCGTACCCCCGGAAGCATCACCGCCGTGCGACCCCTCCGCGATGGGGTGATCGCCGACTTTGAAATCACGGAGGCCATGTTGCGCTATTTCATTGCGCGGGCCAACAGTCGCAGAACCCTGGTCAAGCCGAGAATAATCATCTGCGTGCCATTTGGGATTACCGAGGTGGAAAAGCGCGCGGTCAAGGAGAGCGCTGAGGGGGCAGGGGCGCGAGAGGTGCACTTGATTGAGGAACCTATGGCGGCGGCCATCGGAGCGGGATTGCCTATCACCGAGCCGAGCGGCAACATGATTGTAGATATCGGAGGCGGCACCACAGAAGTTGCGATCATTTCTCTGGCAGGAATCGTGTATTCCCAATCGGTCCGAGTGGGCGGCGACAAGATGGACGAAGCCATCATCGCGTATATGAAACGCAAATATAATCTGTTGATAGGTGAGCAGACCGCAGAACGGGTGAAGTGTACGGTCGGAAACGCCTACGAAGGTGATGTAGTTGATACCATGGAAGTTAAAGGGCGTGATTTGGTTGCCGGAGTGCCGAAAACCATCATCGTGAACGCTGATGAGATTCGAGAGGCGCTCAGTGAACCAATTTCTGCCATTGTAGATGCGGTCATGGTGGCGCTGGAACGTACGCCACCCGAGTTGTCCGCAGATATTGTGGACAAGGGCATTGTTCTCACTGGAGGCGGCTCATTGTTGCGGAATTTGGATGTGCTGCTGAGGGAAGAAACAGGACTTCCCGTGATGACTTCGGATGATCCTATTTCGGCAGTTGTCCTGGGCTCAGGTAAAGCGCTCGATCATTTAGATCTTCTCAGAGAAGTAAGTGTGTCGTAA
- the mreC gene encoding rod shape-determining protein MreC, giving the protein MNILRRFRDAIVSIVLLLVPFLVLNSHLKQPSHLNGFDRGVLKLMAPIQYLTMELADAASGVIENYIWLVDVSKENKRLQRDNTSLRYQRLSWIRDSRENLRLRRLLDFREHTRFELQGAEVITKDINEFFRVVRLRLDSGPSQRVRPGMPVIVPQGLVGQVQRTSGAYSDVLLTVDRNSAVDVIIPRNGARGMLRGTGESNRYLCRIQYLDRSNLVKVGDLVVTSGLGKRFPSSIPIGKVSRVIRTQYSLHQEAEVVPHVDFSKIEEVFIILSDPGHGTEPGNLP; this is encoded by the coding sequence GTGAATATTCTCCGACGCTTCAGGGACGCGATTGTATCAATCGTTTTGCTCCTCGTTCCTTTTTTGGTTCTGAACAGTCATCTAAAGCAGCCGAGCCACTTGAACGGATTTGATCGCGGCGTTCTCAAGCTGATGGCGCCTATTCAATACTTGACTATGGAATTGGCGGACGCTGCATCGGGTGTGATTGAAAATTACATCTGGCTCGTGGACGTGAGCAAGGAGAACAAACGTCTGCAGCGTGACAACACTTCGCTGCGCTACCAACGCCTAAGTTGGATACGTGATAGCCGAGAAAACCTGAGACTTCGGCGATTGCTGGATTTCAGAGAGCATACGCGCTTCGAGTTACAAGGGGCGGAGGTCATCACCAAAGATATTAATGAGTTTTTTCGCGTCGTGCGTTTGCGACTGGATTCTGGTCCCTCGCAGCGCGTACGGCCGGGCATGCCCGTGATTGTGCCTCAAGGCCTTGTGGGACAAGTGCAGCGAACATCCGGCGCCTATAGCGATGTATTGCTTACGGTCGATCGCAATAGCGCGGTAGACGTCATCATTCCCCGCAATGGCGCAAGGGGTATGTTACGCGGAACGGGGGAATCAAATCGATACCTCTGCAGGATTCAATATCTCGACCGTTCGAACCTCGTCAAAGTGGGCGACCTCGTGGTGACCTCCGGGCTTGGTAAACGTTTTCCAAGCTCCATCCCCATTGGGAAAGTCAGTCGCGTCATTCGCACCCAGTACAGCCTGCATCAAGAGGCTGAGGTTGTTCCCCATGTTGATTTTTCCAAAATTGAAGAAGTGTTTATTATTCTCAGCGATCCCGGCCACGGCACGGAGCCAGGCAATCTTCCGTAG
- the mreD gene encoding rod shape-determining protein MreD has translation MRTVIQVWVYFLLGYVVLIAHSSVFSLVHIHPLIPNLMLPLVIFLGVSPSVAVPVGSMVAFGLGYLMDSMCGMPMGLYTFTLVSMYVISKGAGLRLFLRGPLSEILLTFLVSIIAGCLQLAMRAIFENPAPFPAYGYVTLLHLLAGSTVTALLSPIIFWLARSVGRPGAQGESAKVSS, from the coding sequence ATGCGTACTGTGATTCAAGTTTGGGTGTATTTTTTGCTTGGGTACGTGGTCTTAATCGCGCACAGCAGCGTTTTCTCGTTAGTGCACATTCACCCTTTGATACCCAATCTTATGCTGCCGCTAGTAATTTTTTTGGGTGTGTCGCCTAGCGTTGCCGTCCCCGTCGGTAGCATGGTCGCATTTGGTCTCGGGTATTTAATGGATTCAATGTGTGGAATGCCCATGGGTCTTTACACTTTTACCCTGGTATCGATGTACGTCATCTCCAAGGGCGCGGGGTTGCGCTTGTTTCTAAGAGGACCGCTGTCAGAAATTCTGTTGACGTTTCTGGTTAGCATCATAGCTGGGTGCTTGCAGCTTGCGATGAGAGCAATATTTGAAAACCCGGCGCCCTTTCCGGCGTACGGCTATGTGACCTTGTTGCATCTTCTGGCGGGAAGTACGGTGACGGCCCTGTTGTCACCCATCATATTTTGGCTCGCGCGCTCTGTCGGTCGGCCGGGCGCGCAGGGGGAATCTGCGAAGGTCTCTTCGTGA
- the mrdA gene encoding penicillin-binding protein 2, whose product MSRLFARREASEFRKRYGWMALVVVIAFLGLVARMAYLQVIQQERYVAIAKNNITRRHKLPAMRGDILDRHNNIVASNRASYRVYLTPNLLDMDRDLKRIIELLDLSAEQGQTLIKKIDDVPDRRRNQRIEIFKDVSREQLAILETHEKDFPGLDVVAMPVRTYPYRDLAAHAIGYVNEVSAEDLSTLKSKGYAPGDTVGRMGVERAWEASLRGNDGFTETTVDVQGSERNEFRVASKRTRMQEPITGNSVVLSLDMRLMHILHKLFRSHPAGAAVVVDVTTGELRALYSKPAYDLNEMAGRLTAERASELDRNLLRPRIDKTLYETYYPGSTLKPIFALAGLEAGTVTERTQVYCPGYIEFGRDRKRCTRVHGNVDLQSALVQSCNVYFYRLGEGLGLDLLADYGSRFGLGQKTGVGINTEAQGFIPTKNWYVSHYKTPFRVGYTLNEVIGQGNTRVTLMQLAMAYAALANGGVLYRPLLVKEVRGPKGNIKRTFAPEIKRKIEISPEYLAAVMRGMRGVIMDPNGTAYDVRVPDGIDMAGKTGTAQVSRKYDADASAATIALGLDRDHAWFAGIAPLPTPRLAIVVLVEHGGGGGKYAAPIGIGALQEYLSTEPSS is encoded by the coding sequence GTGAGCAGGCTCTTTGCACGTCGGGAAGCGAGCGAATTCCGCAAACGCTATGGCTGGATGGCGCTTGTGGTAGTGATTGCTTTTTTGGGGCTCGTAGCCCGGATGGCTTATTTGCAAGTTATTCAGCAAGAACGCTATGTAGCGATCGCGAAAAACAACATTACGCGGCGGCACAAACTCCCTGCGATGCGGGGTGACATCCTCGACCGCCATAATAACATCGTCGCGAGCAATAGGGCGTCGTATCGCGTCTACCTCACTCCCAATCTTCTCGACATGGATCGAGATCTGAAGAGGATCATTGAGCTGCTCGACTTGAGCGCAGAGCAGGGTCAAACGCTCATAAAGAAAATAGATGATGTGCCCGACCGGAGACGCAACCAGCGGATAGAAATCTTCAAAGATGTCTCACGCGAACAGCTTGCAATACTAGAAACCCACGAGAAGGACTTTCCAGGTTTGGATGTGGTCGCGATGCCGGTTCGGACATACCCTTACCGCGATCTTGCCGCACACGCGATTGGATACGTTAATGAAGTGAGCGCCGAAGATCTTAGCACGCTGAAATCGAAAGGTTACGCGCCTGGGGACACCGTTGGCCGAATGGGCGTGGAGCGTGCCTGGGAAGCGTCGCTCCGCGGTAACGATGGCTTCACCGAAACCACCGTCGATGTCCAAGGGAGCGAACGCAATGAGTTTCGGGTCGCCAGCAAGCGCACTCGCATGCAAGAACCCATCACGGGAAACTCTGTGGTGTTGAGTTTGGATATGCGGTTGATGCATATCCTCCACAAGTTATTCCGTTCGCATCCTGCGGGAGCCGCCGTGGTTGTCGACGTGACCACGGGCGAACTGCGAGCGCTTTATTCAAAGCCCGCTTATGATCTCAACGAAATGGCAGGGAGGTTAACCGCCGAACGCGCCTCGGAACTCGACAGAAATCTGCTCCGTCCGCGAATCGATAAGACATTATACGAGACGTACTATCCCGGATCCACGCTGAAGCCGATATTCGCGCTTGCTGGGTTGGAAGCCGGGACCGTAACGGAGCGCACTCAAGTGTATTGTCCTGGTTACATCGAGTTTGGGCGTGACCGAAAGCGTTGCACCCGCGTTCATGGCAACGTGGACCTACAGTCGGCACTTGTTCAATCGTGTAATGTGTATTTCTATCGTCTCGGCGAAGGCCTTGGCCTGGATCTCTTGGCGGACTATGGCTCGCGATTTGGCCTCGGCCAAAAGACAGGCGTTGGCATTAATACCGAAGCGCAAGGATTTATTCCTACCAAGAATTGGTATGTGAGCCATTACAAGACGCCGTTTCGCGTTGGCTATACTTTGAATGAGGTCATCGGGCAGGGCAACACGCGGGTAACATTGATGCAGCTGGCCATGGCTTATGCGGCATTGGCAAATGGCGGCGTTCTATACAGGCCACTGCTCGTGAAAGAGGTCCGTGGGCCTAAAGGAAACATAAAACGCACGTTCGCGCCTGAGATAAAGCGAAAGATTGAGATCTCCCCAGAATACCTCGCCGCTGTGATGAGGGGAATGCGTGGCGTGATCATGGATCCCAATGGCACAGCCTACGACGTGAGGGTTCCTGACGGAATCGATATGGCGGGGAAGACCGGCACTGCGCAAGTTTCTCGAAAGTACGACGCAGATGCGAGCGCAGCGACGATTGCCCTGGGACTCGACCGAGACCATGCATGGTTTGCCGGCATCGCGCCGTTACCTACGCCGCGGTTAGCGATTGTGGTACTCGTCGAGCATGGTGGCGGCGGCGGGAAGTATGCGGCGCCCATCGGTATTGGGGCGCTGCAAGAGTATTTAAGCACGGAACCCTCATCATGA
- the rodA gene encoding rod shape-determining protein RodA yields MTLLREHKDPFDWPLFLCVASIALVGVTNLYSATSAAHSGRSDIYVLQIYWLTLGSVAAIVCALVDYRYVERYAWAIYGVGVGLLMLVFLLGREIRGSQRWIPIGTFALQPSEFMKVILVIALAKFLHADSKVEGRTLLDLIVPGAIITVPIALILIQPDLGTALLLVATFGTIMMLTQLKWRSIVTLFGVLAGCAPLTWNYLLKDYQRFRILAFINPESDVLDTGWHAYQSMVAIGSGGWFGKGFMQGTQNQFRFLPDAPTDFPFPVWAEEHGFCGVIILLGLYAFWTLWGIRIAAQAKDRFGAVIALGVSATVFWQSVINIGMVAGIVPVVGVPLPLFSYGGSSVITTMAGVGLLMNVSMRRFRY; encoded by the coding sequence ATGACACTGTTAAGGGAACATAAGGATCCTTTTGACTGGCCGCTATTTCTTTGCGTCGCTAGTATCGCTCTCGTTGGCGTCACAAACCTTTATAGCGCGACAAGCGCCGCGCATAGCGGGCGTTCGGACATCTACGTGTTGCAGATCTATTGGCTCACCTTAGGTTCCGTGGCTGCCATTGTGTGCGCGCTGGTGGATTATCGTTATGTCGAACGCTATGCATGGGCTATTTATGGCGTTGGAGTCGGGCTATTAATGCTTGTCTTCTTGTTGGGACGGGAGATTCGAGGGTCGCAGCGTTGGATTCCAATTGGAACTTTTGCACTGCAGCCTAGCGAGTTTATGAAAGTTATTCTGGTTATAGCGTTGGCCAAATTTCTACATGCCGACTCAAAAGTAGAAGGCCGCACACTGTTGGACCTCATTGTTCCAGGAGCCATCATAACGGTTCCGATCGCCCTTATTTTGATTCAACCCGACCTGGGAACGGCGCTGCTGTTGGTAGCCACCTTTGGTACTATCATGATGCTGACGCAGCTTAAGTGGCGCTCTATCGTGACGTTATTTGGTGTGCTTGCCGGATGCGCCCCGCTCACATGGAACTACTTGCTAAAGGATTATCAGCGGTTTCGCATTTTGGCATTTATAAACCCCGAATCAGACGTTCTGGACACTGGATGGCACGCCTATCAGTCTATGGTTGCGATCGGAAGTGGTGGTTGGTTTGGGAAAGGTTTCATGCAGGGAACACAGAATCAATTTCGATTTTTGCCCGATGCGCCCACGGATTTTCCTTTCCCCGTTTGGGCTGAGGAGCATGGTTTTTGTGGCGTTATAATCCTTCTCGGCTTGTACGCGTTTTGGACGCTCTGGGGCATTCGCATCGCAGCGCAGGCTAAGGATAGATTTGGTGCGGTGATCGCGCTCGGCGTTTCGGCAACCGTGTTTTGGCAGAGTGTCATCAATATCGGAATGGTTGCCGGTATCGTGCCCGTCGTTGGCGTGCCGCTCCCTCTTTTTTCGTACGGGGGTTCCAGTGTCATCACAACTATGGCCGGCGTGGGATTGTTGATGAATGTCTCAATGAGGCGCTTTCGATACTGA
- a CDS encoding carbon-nitrogen hydrolase family protein, giving the protein MTQTKVAVVQMNSTPNVEHNLTSAEGLIKRAAHAGAELILLPEGFAYLGPDQHKLQIAEPLPRGGPIIERIARLARETGTELVLGGFWERNLEDTSKVYNTCVFMGEDGSIQATYRKVHLFDADLPQGKPIQESATVAPGTEVVVARSKAGMLGLSVCYDIRFPELYHDLVVRGAEIIAIPAAFTSYTGKDHWHVLVRARAIETQGYILAPAQWGHHYGERYSYGHGLIVDPWGMVVAECQDGDGFVTAQIDTENVRQTRQMLPTLEHHRL; this is encoded by the coding sequence ATGACTCAAACCAAAGTAGCGGTAGTTCAAATGAACTCCACGCCAAACGTGGAGCACAATCTTACCAGCGCGGAAGGGCTTATCAAGCGAGCAGCGCACGCAGGCGCTGAGCTCATCTTACTTCCGGAAGGTTTTGCATATCTGGGACCCGATCAACACAAGTTGCAGATTGCCGAGCCGCTCCCAAGGGGCGGCCCAATCATAGAGCGGATTGCACGCCTTGCGCGAGAGACAGGTACGGAGCTCGTGCTCGGAGGTTTTTGGGAGCGAAACCTCGAGGATACGAGCAAGGTATATAATACCTGCGTATTTATGGGCGAAGATGGTTCGATACAGGCTACCTATCGGAAAGTACATTTGTTCGATGCGGATTTGCCGCAGGGAAAGCCTATACAGGAGTCGGCCACGGTGGCGCCAGGCACCGAAGTTGTGGTCGCCCGTTCAAAAGCGGGAATGCTCGGCTTATCGGTGTGTTACGACATACGTTTTCCGGAGCTTTATCATGATCTCGTGGTCCGCGGTGCGGAGATCATTGCGATCCCCGCGGCGTTTACGTCATACACGGGGAAGGATCATTGGCATGTGCTAGTGCGGGCACGCGCCATCGAAACACAGGGGTACATCTTGGCTCCGGCGCAATGGGGACACCACTATGGCGAGCGTTACTCATATGGACACGGATTGATCGTTGACCCTTGGGGTATGGTGGTTGCCGAATGTCAGGATGGCGATGGATTCGTCACGGCACAGATTGATACCGAAAACGTTCGCCAAACACGACAGATGTTGCCGACCTTGGAGCATCATCGCCTGTAG